In Bactrocera oleae isolate idBacOlea1 chromosome 5, idBacOlea1, whole genome shotgun sequence, a genomic segment contains:
- the LOC106623554 gene encoding trypsin I-P1 isoform X2, which yields MEKQSFTQSNAAEHPFNVYPSSINGSEATLEHAQYQASIRLAIEDYMFGEGHICGGAVIAPSVVLTVAHCVHNYQTQTSRHPAELKVVMGTLNRYQRDEHTLVYGVTHVHRPHSFNAHTLRDNIAIIMLERDIPLAHPTVKPITLSLTALSDAKTQEMLADNAAKQHKYVVTSWLVTKEHIPYTQLMSLNATQLSDQQCADKYGHIYGPDMVCVGYLGAQQRETACKQDAGAPLVENNQLLALTAKQSVDCKTCSEPALFVDVSHHANWILEIIGDGTNRNSSIWGTLFFLIFTIWTARRTKYFKLWL from the exons ATGGAAAAACAGa GCTTCACGCAGTCCAATGCCGCCGAACACCCCTTCAACGTCTACCCCAGCAGCATAAACGGCAGCGAGGCAACATTGGAGCATGCGCAGTATCAAGCCTCCATCCGTTTGGCTATCGAAGATTACATGTTTGGCGAGGGACACATTTGCGGCGGCGCAGTGATAGCACCGTCTGTGGTGCTAACCGTAGCGCATTGTGTACACAA CTACCAGACGCAGACGTCGCGTCACCCGGCTGAATTGAAAGTGGTCATGGGCACACTGAATCGTTATCAACGCGACGAACATACGCTTGTCTACGGCGTGACCCACGTACATCGGCCACACTCGTTCAACGCACACACCTTGCGCGATAATATAGCGATCATAATGTTGGAACGTGACATTCCACTCGCACATCCCACCGTGAAACCGATTACTCTGAGTTTGACGGCCTTAAGTGACGCGAAGACGCAGGAAATGCTTGCCGACAATGCAGCGAAACAGCATAAGTACGTGGTGACTAGCTGGCTGGTAACAAAAGAG CACATACCCTATACCCAATTGATGTCATTGAATGCCACTCAGCTGAGCGATCAGCAATGTGCGGATAAATATGGACATATCTATGGACCAGATATGGTGTGTGTCGGTTATCTGGGAGCACAGCAGCGGGAGACTGCCTGCAAACAAGACGCTGGCGCACCGCTGGTGGAAAATAATCAACTGCTGGCGCTTACTGCTAAACAAAGCGTCGATTGTAAGACATGCTCAGAACCAGCGCTTTTCGTCGATGTCAGTCATCATGCCAACTGGATTTTGGAGATAATCGGCGATGGCACAAATCGCAATAGTTCCATTTGGGGTACGCTGTTCTTCTTAATATTCACAATTTGGACAGCGCGACGCACGAAATACTTCAAGCTTTGGCTTTAA
- the LOC106624607 gene encoding transmembrane protease serine 9: protein MYYQGFFWFLTYAYLQMAQSTTLAHLKTPLKSQRSNEPKIINGTEAQWDGTSYQISLRLTAGEWLFGAGHICGGALISPSAVLTAAHCIWIAGSNRFRNASDFSVVMGNLNRYQRDNNTLVFGVSKISVHRDYNATSYRNDVAVLHLAVRVPMNFTRARAITLNRDINLNASNTVCQVSGWGRTENGGYAPQLMVVDVAIVNRTQCATNYGELVRDGMICAGYMEGGRDACVGDSGGPLVCGDQLAGVVSFGVGCAQPGFPGVYTDVASYVPWINNATKAFEDAAGFSDDGLGNSGVVAEGDVIDDNVSNNGTVSNNGVGMISCGPALIFAFCSLHMRVSASSSSGSNVSFDLDGRIINGTVASFNETKHQVSIRRRLNDGYFFGTGHLCGGSLISSNVVLSAAHCFVNYDINNGTFRSPEDYIVVMGNLDRYERNNFTLVFDIKNIVFNVSTFNLSSYESDVALAFLNDSVPANYTRAQPIQLNTEEVPDETVCQVTGWGQTEEGYLSDVLLTVDVPIINDTACANDMNFRPGLIGLGMLCAGYPEGERDACAGDSGGPLVCNNKLTGIVSWGIGCAEPAYPGVYTNVSYWSKWIDEQIRGNSSSTNKASGSHVSGLIAFLTVFVTLALNR from the exons ATGTATTATCAAGGGTTTTTCTGGTTCTTAACTTACGCCTACCTACAAATGGCGCAGAGCACAA CGTTGGCGCACTTGAAAACACCACTCAAAAGCCAACGCAGCAATGAGCCGAAGATAATCAACGGCACCGAGGCGCAGTGGGACGGTACCAGTTATCAGATTTCGCTGCGTTTGACGGCGGGCGAATGGCTTTTCGGCGCAGGCCACATCTGCGGCGGTGCGCTGATCTCACCAAGCGCCGTACTCACCGCAGCACATTGCATATGGAT CGCCGGCTCCAATCGTTTTCGCAATGCCAGCGATTTTTCGGTGGTCATGGGAAATTTGAATCGTTATCAGCGTGATAACAATACTTTGGTGTTTGGTGTGTCGAAGATCTCGGTGCATCGCGACTATAACGCGACCAGCTATAGGAATGACGTGGCCGTGCTGCATTTGGCTGTGCGTGTGCCGATGAATTTCACACGCGCTCGTGCAATAACTTTAAATCGCGACATAAATTTAAATGCCAGCAACACCGTATGCCAAGTGTCCGGCTGGGGACGCAccgaaaat GGCGGTTACGCACCACAGCTGATGGTGGTCGATGTGGCCATTGTGAACCGTACGCAATGCGCTACCAATTATGGTGAATTGGTGCGCGATGGCATGATTTGTGCCGGCTATATGGAGGGTGGTCGTGATGCTTGCGTTGGTGACTCCGGCGGTCCGTTGGTGTGTGGCGATCAGCTGGCGGGCGTGGTGTCGTTTGGTGTGGGCTGCGCGCAGCCGGGCTTTCCGGGCGTTTACACGGACGTGGCCAGCTATGTGCCGTGGATAAACAATGCGACGAAGGCTTTTGAAGATGCTGCCGGCTTCAGCGATGATGGATTGGGCAATAGCGGTGTTGTGGCCGAAGGCGACGTTATTGATGATAATGTCTCTAACAATGGTACCGTTAGCAATAATGGCGTCGGCATGATAAGTTGTGGGCCCGCGCTGATTTTTGCCTTCTGCTCGCTACACATGCGGGTCT cGGCAAGCTCTTCGAGCGGTAGCAATGTGAGTTTCGATCTAGATGGAAGAATTATCAATGGCACCGTGGCGAGTTTTAATGAAACTAAACATCAAGTCTCAATACGTCGTCGTCTCAATGATGGCTACTTCTTTGGCACCGGTCATCTATGCGGTGGTTCGTTGATTAGTTCGAATGTGGTGCTTTCAGCGGCGCATTGCTTCGTGAA TTATGATATAAATAACGGTACATTCCGTTCGCCTGAGGACTACATTGTGGTGATGGGAAATCTGGATCGTTATGAGCGCAACAACTTCACACTTGTATTCGATATCAAGAATATCGTCTTTAACGTGAGCACTTTCAATCTCAGCAGCTATGAGTCGGACGTCGCTTTGGCATTTCTGAACGATTCTGTGCCAGCGAATTACACCAGAGCTCAACCAATTCAACTCAATACCGAAGAAGTGCCTGATGAAACCGTTTGCCAGGTAACTGGTTGGGGTCAAACTGAAGAG GGCTATTTGTCGGATGTTTTGCTGACTGTTGACGTGCCCATCATTAACGACACCGCTTGTGCAAATGACATGAATTTTAGGCCCGGCCTCATCGGTCTGGGCATGCTGTGTGCGGGCTATCCGGAGGGTGAGCGTGACGCTTGTGCTGGTGATTCCGGTGGTCCACTTGTGTGCAACAATAAATTGACGGGCATAGTATCGTGGGGCATTGGTTGTGCAGAACCCGCTTATCCAGGAGTTTACACAAATGTTTCCTATTGGTCGAAGTGGATCGATGAGCAAATTCGTGGTAATAGTAGTAGTACTAACAAAGCGAGCGGCAGTCATGTATCCGGCCTTATCGCTTTTCTGACAGTATTTGTTACTTTGGCGCTGAATAGATAA
- the LOC106623554 gene encoding trypsin I-P1 isoform X1 encodes MHRNESLNKLMKVFILAFFCNEMHSSFTQSNAAEHPFNVYPSSINGSEATLEHAQYQASIRLAIEDYMFGEGHICGGAVIAPSVVLTVAHCVHNYQTQTSRHPAELKVVMGTLNRYQRDEHTLVYGVTHVHRPHSFNAHTLRDNIAIIMLERDIPLAHPTVKPITLSLTALSDAKTQEMLADNAAKQHKYVVTSWLVTKEHIPYTQLMSLNATQLSDQQCADKYGHIYGPDMVCVGYLGAQQRETACKQDAGAPLVENNQLLALTAKQSVDCKTCSEPALFVDVSHHANWILEIIGDGTNRNSSIWGTLFFLIFTIWTARRTKYFKLWL; translated from the exons ATGCATCGCAACGAAAGTTTAAACAAACTGATGAAAGTCTtcattttggcatttttttgcAATGAAATGCACTCGA GCTTCACGCAGTCCAATGCCGCCGAACACCCCTTCAACGTCTACCCCAGCAGCATAAACGGCAGCGAGGCAACATTGGAGCATGCGCAGTATCAAGCCTCCATCCGTTTGGCTATCGAAGATTACATGTTTGGCGAGGGACACATTTGCGGCGGCGCAGTGATAGCACCGTCTGTGGTGCTAACCGTAGCGCATTGTGTACACAA CTACCAGACGCAGACGTCGCGTCACCCGGCTGAATTGAAAGTGGTCATGGGCACACTGAATCGTTATCAACGCGACGAACATACGCTTGTCTACGGCGTGACCCACGTACATCGGCCACACTCGTTCAACGCACACACCTTGCGCGATAATATAGCGATCATAATGTTGGAACGTGACATTCCACTCGCACATCCCACCGTGAAACCGATTACTCTGAGTTTGACGGCCTTAAGTGACGCGAAGACGCAGGAAATGCTTGCCGACAATGCAGCGAAACAGCATAAGTACGTGGTGACTAGCTGGCTGGTAACAAAAGAG CACATACCCTATACCCAATTGATGTCATTGAATGCCACTCAGCTGAGCGATCAGCAATGTGCGGATAAATATGGACATATCTATGGACCAGATATGGTGTGTGTCGGTTATCTGGGAGCACAGCAGCGGGAGACTGCCTGCAAACAAGACGCTGGCGCACCGCTGGTGGAAAATAATCAACTGCTGGCGCTTACTGCTAAACAAAGCGTCGATTGTAAGACATGCTCAGAACCAGCGCTTTTCGTCGATGTCAGTCATCATGCCAACTGGATTTTGGAGATAATCGGCGATGGCACAAATCGCAATAGTTCCATTTGGGGTACGCTGTTCTTCTTAATATTCACAATTTGGACAGCGCGACGCACGAAATACTTCAAGCTTTGGCTTTAA
- the LOC106624609 gene encoding trypsin, whose amino-acid sequence MKIWLNFWMQTIWCFFLIVLLAHSSYASSLSVRSKNTHPYVLTEYDSKTIGGSPVAITSAPWQVSVRLLLFEIQLGHGHICGGSVITSRVIITAAHCMIHPNTTQPIYRFPSEFTVVMGSIYLEEVTPYTLQYNVQQLVPHPDFSLTPLQNDLGLLFLDGKIPANHPTVAPIALNQVALNPGVNCSVTGWSIAAKGINWPVLLGAVVPIISTQQCNNIYNGQISAGMICAGNQANNGTNAFQGGSGGPLVCNGKLSGIVSWDSGYPEVYTNLSAYYNWITMMNSTFNYDGAMSLYLGVQQMALCTCCLLVTLLWSQAVYIK is encoded by the exons CCTATGCCAGCAGTCTGAGCGTTCGTAGTAAAAATACGCACCCTTATGTGCTAACTGAATATGATTCGAAAACAATTGGTGGCTCACCTGTTGCCATCACAAGCGCCCCCTGGCAGGTTTCAGTGCGTTTGCTGTTATTCGAGATACAGTTAGGTCATGGGCATATATGTGGTGGATCGGTCATAACATCGCGTGTGATTATTACCGCAGCGCATTGTATGATTCA TCCAAACACAACACAACCGATCTATCGTTTTCCAAGTGAATTTACTGTAGTCATGGGTTCGATTTATTTGGAGGAGGTTACGCCATATACCCTGCAGTACAATGTGCAGCAGCTGGTGCCGCATCCAGACTTTAGTTTAACGCCGCTGCAAAATGATTTGGGCTTACTTTTCTTAGACGGCAAAATACCGGCGAATCATCCCACAGTGGCACCCATAGCACTCAATCAGGTGGCCTTAAATCCGGGCGTTAATTGCAGCGTGACTGGTTGGAGCATAGCAGCGAAG GGTATAAATTGGCCAGTGTTATTGGGTGCTGTGGTTCCGATCATCTCCACGCAGCAATGCAACAATATTTACAATGGTCAAATATCAGCGGGTATGATTTGTGCTGGCAATCAAGCCAATAACGGCACGAATGCCTTTCAAGGCGGCTCTGGTGGTCCACTGGTTTGCAATGGTAAATTAAGTGGCATTGTTTCGTGGGACAGCGGTTATCCTGAGGTCTACACAAATCTCTCCGCTTACTATAACTGGATAACAATGATGAACTCCACTTTCAATTATGATGGCGCAATGAGTCTGTATTTGGGAGTTCAGCAAATGGCATTGTGCACTTGCTGTTTGTTAGTCACTTTGCTGTGGTCGCAGGcggtatatattaaataa
- the LOC106624610 gene encoding trypsin-2, whose product MTARLEILLLAVFCTLFQISQSATFAAGANTGSIGQGGRIINGTLANVNATKHQVSIRRRSNDRIFFGNGHICGGSLIEPNVVLSAAHCFVNQEISTGVYRPASQYVVVMGTLNRYDHTEYTLQFDIDQIVYGINPFNLSTYETDIALVFLNGSVPAGHPTVQPIQRATTAVAAGTVCQATGWGQTEKGLLSTELLSVDLPIIGSNQCTQDTDFDRGLIRDGMLCAGYLQGERDACAGDSGGPLVCNSRLTGIVSWGIQCALPLLPGVYTDVAYYTDWIDNEMKTYVNSMQRANTTSNSTRPSGNSTGSGNSTGGGSGGGSGGGSWGGGGGGGAMSTFSHSAVMLVMIVAWTTVMSNFN is encoded by the exons ATGACGGCGCGATTAGAAATACTTTTGTTGGCAGTCTTCTGCACCTTATTCCAGATATCACAGAGCGCAA CTTTTGCAGCAGGCGCAAATACCGGTTCCATTGGTCAGGGCGGACGCATCATCAATGGCACTTTGGCTAATGTAAATGCGACCAAACACCAGGTGTCAATCAGGAGGCGTTCAAACGATCGAATCTTCTTTGGTAACGGACACATTTGTGGCGGCTCGTTAATAGAACCGAATGTGGTGCTCTCCGCAGCGCATTGCTTTGTCAA TCAGGAGATCAGTACTGGCGTTTATCGTCCTGCTTCTCAATACGTTGTGGTTATGGGCACGCTAAACCGTTATGACCACACCGAATACACGCTGCAGTTCGATATCGATCAGATAGTTTATGGCATAAATCCATTTAATTTGTCCACATATGAGACTGATATTGCTTTGGTGTTTTTGAACGGCTCAGTCCCGGCAGGACATCCCACTGTGCAGCCAATTCAAAGAGCTACAACAGCAGTAGCCGCAGGCACTGTCTGCCAGGCGACGGGCTGGGGTCAAACCGAAAAG ggtTTATTATCTACAGAATTATTGTCAGTTGACTTGCCCATAATTGGAAGTAACCAGTGTACCCAAGACACCGACTTCGACAGGGGTCTTATACGTGATGGCATGCTCTGCGCCGGTTATCTGCAAGGTGAGCGTGATGCTTGCGCTGGCGATTCTGGTGGTCCGCTGGTGTGTAATAGCCGGCTGACTGGTATTGTGTCTTGGGGCATTCAGTGCGCGTTGCCACTGCTGCCCGGCGTTTACACGGATGTGGCCTACTACACCGATTGGATCGACAATGAGATGAAGACTTATGTGAATAGTATGCAGCGTGCGAATACTACGAGCAATAGCACGAGGCCGAGTGGTAACAGCACTGGTAGCGGCAACAGCACTGGTGGTGGTAGTGGTGGCGGTAGTGGTGGTGGCAGTTGGggtggcggtggcggtggcggtGCCATGTCGACGTTCTCTCATTCCGCCGTTATGCTCGTTATGATTGTCGCTTGGACTACAGTGATGAGCAATTTCAACTGA